A stretch of DNA from Gasterosteus aculeatus chromosome 7, fGasAcu3.hap1.1, whole genome shotgun sequence:
CATTGCATGAAGGGACCTTTGGTAGGGTGATATATAACATAAAAGTACAAAACATAAAAGTACTTACGTTTTAAGGCTCACGTCATAACAAATGGTTACTCAAGATTACCTACAGTAGGCTTGATGAATACATAACTcttttgccaaatatttaaaCCCAGAACAGACTTACATTACAATGTAAATTTCTTTAATAACACTTTGTCAGCTCGTTATCTTCATATCTGCTGCACAATTGGTCTTCAAGTCTGACTGCAACATTGGTCATTGTGAAGATGCAGAAATAGATTATTCAGGACCAATTATCTTTGGCCTACATTGTGATCTAGTTCATTTAAATCTCAGTTTTTTCTCTCAAAGTGTGACCCCATTGTTACTGAGGATTGTTGTAACCTTTCTTTTTACAGTTACATTCAGACGATATAATGTTGTTCGGTCCTGCTTTGACCGTTGCCTCGCGCTGTCGTTGATATTTAGAatccattctcctctgaccttatTGGTTTGGCTGTGGGTGCTCAAACTGTGCAGGAAGAGCCGTCACACCCTGCCCTGTGTGTATGGCCCACTCTTTCCTGACCAGGCCCCGATTTTAGCTGCTCTGAATGAGGTAGACCGCTGCAGCTTTTATATTTAGCAGCTTCAGATCCCTGTAGGATTACAATACAACTGAGGAGTGCGCCATCTTGACTGCGGGGTTGGGTTCATGCAGGAGAGAACAGCTTCAAGACCTTTACCAGTATTTACAGTGGGGCAACCAGGACACTGTGTATGTTCAGGCATGTGTATTTGTCCTTTTAAGGACCACCACGTTTCTGCATGTCAGAAGGCAAAGACCACACAGAACAGATACCTCCAACTGTGTCTGAAATGCATGTTTTTGCAACTGTCTTTTAGTGGCTCCTCTTCATTTACTTAACAGGAATGCTCATGCACAAGTGTTTCTGTCTCCCTGTGCAGGCTCTCTAAGTGTCCTAAATGGGAACCATCAGGCTTTTTCTAGCAACGGCGACTCCGAAATCAGCAACATGACAAAGAACCTGCAAGACTCTTTATTGCTGAAGGCTGGGTCTGGCAAACGGCTTATTCCTCAGCCCTCTCCTCCAAACATGCCCAATGGGAGAAATGGCTCCGCGGCCGAGGATTCCATTTatgaaaacagcagcagctttctAGGCCATAACCTCGGGAGCGAAACCCCTCCAGTACCAGTGCGATCCGCTCATACCGGACATACTCCTGTCCCCCATCCACGGACATCACTCTCTGTGGCCTCAAGCGGTACGAGTGGTGCTTGGTGGGTCAAAGAGAGCCCAAAGCTCCTTAGGAGTGCAAAAGCAGAGGCCACGTCGAGCCCATCACCGCCTAACGGGGGGTCAGGACAGGGCCCTGTCAAACGTTCCCCAACAGCTCCATCCAGCCCTCGAGTAGGAGGTACTATCCTGCAGAAGAGACCCCCTAGTCCTCTGCGAGATCAGCATCTCCATAATGTTGAAGTCCCTCAAAGGCTCAGGACTCCAGAGCCGATCGGGTCCACCAGCCTGAGAGAGCTTCCACCTCTCAGCCCTTACATGTCCCGCAGAGCGCCTCCAGGATCGCAGGGACACCTCAAAATCACAGCTACTTCAAAAGAAGAAGCCTCGAAGGGAATGTATTCCCAAGGTGTATCATCACCTTCTGGGCTGGAGAAGGAGTCCTCAGGCAAGCAGTTACGGTCTGGCCCAGGAGGCGCCATCCTGTCAGGCCTGGGTTCTTTGTCTAGTTTATCTCCTCTTGCTAGCCCTCATAGCAATAGGAAGACCTCCTGCATGAACATGAAGGGATCCACCAGCAAAGAACAGAGTCTTGTGAAACCCCAGACCCGCGAACGCAAAAATAGCATCTCTGAGATCAGTGACAATGAGGACGAGTTGCTGGAATACCACCGctggcagagagaggagaggatgcgAGAGCAGGAAATGGAGAAACTGGTAGGTGATCTGCACTTGAAAATGATTTCACAAAGATAGGTTGAGTCACAATGCTAATGGTAACGTGAACTTTTGTTTGCCCTGTCGACCAGCggaattcatatatatatttaaaatcttCCATTATTCTCATTTTGGCCAATTAGGTAAAAGAGATATAAACAAGCACAGGTAGAGCCAGAGCTGTcatcttttaaaaatgaaatattaaacatCCAGCAGACACAGGACAACAAACACATGTGACAGTTAAGCGAAGCTGGGGAGACCACTGGCATGGCAGACACCATGTCTCCATTCGGATATCTCGTCTAAATCCCCTGGCATACGTCCACTAGCTCATCTCCCCACAGCATTACTGGCATCGTCAGTCCATGTGGGCCAAGCAACACGTGGTGAACATTCCTTTGCCAGTCTTAAGGTCCAGAGTGGAGGGCGAGGCTGCATGTGGCTCAACACTATAATTATCAAAGGGAAGAGTGGCCTTTACTTTCAAAATTGCCGTGCTTGACTGAAGGCTCTTTTCTTATTCGTACCCACACTTGATCAGAGACTGCATGCTTGTTATACATCCTAATCCACACAGCCCCTCCGCCCACAATGTTCCAGCCCCCTTCCGGCCCGCTTCTGACAGCTGAAGGGACCATAGGGAGAGGAGCGGGTGGGGGTTACATCCCCTTCATGTCCACAGACTATTTCAGGAACCAAAAGGTTTCTGGTAACAAATGAGAGACTTACCGACAACACGCATCTGATTTGTACTGATGAGGGTTGGACTGCTGTGGATCCATTTCCGCCGTGTTTGTGTAGAGTCATGCAGAATATATCACTTATGTCCCCTCTAATACTTAAATAGATCAAGAGCGATATTTCTTGGTCCATGAAAGTGTATTCACAATAGTGCCTTTGATTGACACATGAAGCAGAAAACTACTTCATTAACATCCAAGATGACAAATCCTGTAGCGGTGAATGGCCCTTCAGTGCATTGATGATATCCAGTTAGAGGAATATAATTTTGGTGTAGTCAATTTTGTCaattaaaaatacttttggaCTGCGGGATACACTAATGAGATTCAATGCGTTAATTGATGAGATTTAGAGGTATTTCCACTCCATGATAACCTATGCTAAATCTTCAAGATTTTATGTTAGCTTCATAGATAGCATACAGATACACGAGTGGTTTAAATCTTCTTTTTAGCGGGCCGCACATCATGAGTCTAGAAGCTCCATTACATCCCCTCTATGCTTCCTGTTCTCTGTTGCAGTAGTGCTTGTTGTTAGTATGCCTATGTAAATTAATTCAAACCAACCTGAACTAGGTTTGAGGTCCCTGACTatgtttgtggtttgttttgtaTGGCAGCTTTGAAAGAAGCACAAAAAACAATCAACTAACCTATGGATGAAAGACACAGAGAGGCTTTCCTCACAGTGGAATGAATGTCCTGCATCTGGCACACTGCTCTCTTAGCACAGTTGGCACAGCTATGCATGACTTTATTTATCTCCCTTTATTAACCCAACTTACATACATGGGTCTTgctgcacttaaaaaaaaacatcttgcaATTTAGGAAAAAGTAGAGGACATAGTTAAAAAGGAAGGGATGTGATTAATCCGTCTTCATCTGCAGATGCTGTAAGCTTGAATTTGAGTATCAATTCCACAAAGAGGAGACCAGACTGTGGGTTTGCAACGCAGTTCAAATAGTTCTATCTTTAAGGTGGTTCTTGTTAATAGAGAATAATTCCTTGATTggaacatgaaaacaaatatttaaattgaaataaacTACAACATTTCAATAAGTATGAGGCAAAGGAGTTTTACTTTTGATGATACAATCCAATaattcatcaaaacaaaatatttagttGACTGTAGCattatatttctatttttacatCCATAATTGACTCGTAAACCTGCCAGTTTACACCTCTGAATCCAGAAGTCAAGAACTGGACCAGGCAGACGCCATAAACAACTGTCTGAAGTTGTAAATCTTGCAATTAAAGTCAGATTTTAAGTGGTTAGGTCAACAGCTGGAATAACTTAAATACCAGACAAAGGCACCCTGGTGGTATAGTGGACACAACAACATTCACTTTAGGCACAATTCCCAGTCTTGCCAGATTTCTAATTATAGTTTCTCATACTGCACTGTTATTCTGGTAGATGAAAGCAAACATCTCATTGTTTGGGGTGATGGAAGACAGCAGGTTGCCCACAAGCTAGAACCACGTGACAAACTAACCCCGTGCAGAGACAAATTACCATCTCTTATTGAATCAAAAAGACAGATGACAAGTGGCGTGCAGCTACCAAAACCCACCAGTGTCTTACATTGATGCTTCCTGTCAGATGCCATTTTCATAAACAAAATTGCCTCTGACCGATTTTAGCATGAGCCCCCCGAGAGACAAACTACATCAGCTTCGGCCCTCCTGCTATCAGGTTACGGTTGCCTCATGCCGGGGAATGAGGGACAGCTGCTAAATGGGACAATGTCACACAAGGACACTCGCAGCAATCTGCAATACCGGCTTGACTTTAGGACAGAGGCACTTACGTCCCACATCTCTTCTGTAGGAGCGACAGAGGCTGGAGACCATCCTCAATCTGTGCTCAGGCTTCAATCAGCAGGACAGTGCTGAGGTGGGGAGGAGTGGGCTGTTGGGGGGCGCCAGAGGAGCCCGCTCGGACTCAGCGGGGGGGATGTCCCTTCAGGGAGTAGACAGACCCCAGAGGCTGAGAGAGAACGATGAAGAAACCCAGAGAGAGGAgtccagcagcacagagagcACACACCAGGAGGTAAAAGAACACATCTGTGAAGGCGTGCATTTGAAACGCTTCAGATTTGGAAATCTTTTTAAAAGTTGTACGTGTTTTCGCTCAGTTTGAAGAGCTTTCAGCCGGTGCGGAGCAGCTCTGcttagaggaggagaggagcaggatcTTGGCCAGGGTTGATGACTTGAAACACAGAGTCAGTGAACTGGAGCTGCAGCTACAAGAGACCAAACAggaggtccacacacacacacacacacacacatacacaaaccttCAGCTTGTAGGCTCTTGGATAAACACTTAAAGTGACGCCTCAAAGTATTTAGTGAGCTTGCAAGGTAGCTTGCACTTTGTGACTCCGTCTTTGCCTCTAGGTGGAGATGGAGCAGGCCCTGCTGCAGGCAgagaggcgggcagaggagcagcaggtggaggctgaaaatgaaatgatctcTCAGCTGCAGCTCAAACTCAGCCAGCTGGACAAGGCCACCCAGAGGGAGAAGGACAAGGTGGGCACCCACTGGGAGACAACACAGTAAAAAGCATTTGTTTTGCTAAGTATACTTTGCATGTGAAGGTTCAAACATCTGCGTTTGACAGTATAACAACTTGCTCCTTTACAAATTTGCAAGTATAATGATCTTTTTCTGAGATCTTAACTGACATGCACTACTTATTATATCCTTCTGTCCTAAAACAAAAAGGCCAAACTTTCTTCTCTTTGAAGTGTCCAGCTGCTTTTTAGATCTCTTGTATCTCTTCACATGTATGAGGCTTTTAGCTGGATGTGACCAATACTGAAATGTTTATTCAGATGGAAGCAGATACCTGTTTATTTTTCGGTGAAGTATTGTGACGTCTTAACACGCCTGCTAATCTAACCTCTGCTTTCACCCTCTAATACTTTAACTGCTCTGGCCTGTTAGCTTGGCTGCATGGATTTGAGTTatctgtgattttgtttttccctggggtggtgtgtatgtgtgtgtgtgtgtgcgtgtgtgtgcgtgaatgcGGACCCATTCGTATGTATGTGCGTGTCTCTATGTGTTTTTAGGGGAGGGCTAATGTGTCGGCTGAGCGGAAGGCCCTGGGAAAGCAGAGGAATGAGTACAATGAGCTGAAGAGGCAGTTTGATAAGTGCCCCTTGTCTCTCAGGGGAAGGTTACAGGAGCAGCTCAGCAGGGTCAGTGTTCTCACGCAGCCCACTGGCTGGCAACAGTGAGTTATGATATACCAAATACCACAGTTGTGTAAGATCTGCACTGAAAAACAGCCGCAGACATAACGCTGACTCGGTTGTGAAGAACTGCGAGGTAGTCATAAGTCAGCAGACTGTGTGTCCCCTCGTTTACTGCTGCTGGCCGCTATTATCTAAGAAAATAAGGTTGTACGTGTAACTAAACAGCAAGCTATGCTTAATCTCTGCTCATTCTAGATGCTTGAAATGTCAAATGTGATTAGTAATAATCAATAATGGCATTAACAGCTCTGCTGCAAAAGTTTGCATGCCTTTTACCAGCAACGATTCTAATCACATACACTGTTGCCAGATTTCTTTAAACTTTGGACCGCTTCATCATGGACATTTAGAAAAAAGCTGGTATTTTGTATACATTTGTTATTGTGAAGAAATCCCATGAGAACACCACAACCAACAATGTGTTTCTGACCTCACCAACCATATAAACCATCACTGGCTGCTAAATCCTCTATATTGGGTCGCACATTTagatatatttttgaaaaaggcAAAGTTGTTTTCAACCTTTAACAGTTACTCAAGTTACTCAAAAGGAGCTTTAGTTATGGGGACCATTTTCAACCTGGGATAAATCATATATTAATCTAAAGTTGAAAATAGTGTGCATTTATAGCAGTAGTGTCAGTGTTTATCACATGGAAAGCTCATAATATGTATTAAGCATTGGATACACGGACAATATTAATTAATCAATGAAGGTTTTGGGGATTTTTATGGATGGATttttatgatttttatttttataacctGCACACATATCTGTACATGGACAGACATCTGAAGCTCTGGAGTCTGGGACCAAGCAGTTTGAGGAGCTTGAGTTCTGccaactggaggaggagagcagcttggaggagaagaaggagactCAAAGCTCGCAGCTTCACCAAGAGCGAGCGGAGTATCACTGCAGCGTGGCCAAGAGGAAGGTGTGATTGTGGCAGAAAATACGTATCTGTGTGTAAAATATGACCGGGGATGTATTTAGGGGATGTCTGAGCGTGACTTCAGTGTTTGATTTGCAGGAGAAGATGACTGCTATTGAAGCACAGGCGAAGCAGTTGGCGCTGCAGGCGGCTCAGGACTGTGAGAGGATGGCTAAGGACCGGACGATGACGTTGCAGCAGCTACACAAGGTTAGCCTGTCACTGGTGTCGAAGAAAAATCTAAATCTGGTCCCTTTCTGTGGCTGGTTCAGAGGACTTTTAGTCACTTTGCAGCGGAGACAAAGGTTTTACGACAACGCGATTTAATTCTCTCCAACCGGAGGGACTTCTGACAATGATTATGATGAAGGGTTATATGAGGAAACAGTTAAACAAAAGGTGGGAGTTGGCCTGAGCTTCTCAGGAAGGACAAAGGACCGTAGATAAGCACCTAAGATGTGTTGTAAGTTCAGGGGGCGTGTCGGCTGTAAAAACCCAACTCACAAGGCCGTAGTAGTAGAATTTCGCAAGAGGCGATTGACCGTTTGGTCCGGGCTCCCTTCACACTACAACATACGATTTCAATGACAGAGGTTTGTTGATCAATGTGAAATAGTTTTCGTCTGAGGCAGGATGGTAAGACGGCACTAACAGAAtctaaaaaaacactgtgttctACACCCGTCCATTTAATTCATAGTAGTGATGCATGGCAGACTGTGAAAGCGCTTCAATGTCCAATGCTGGTTTTGCATTTCAGGAGCAAGAGAGGTTGTGTGCCCTGGAGAAGAGGTACCACACCGTAACAGGCGGGAGAAGCTTCCCGAAGCCCCACAGCAGCATGAAAGAGGTGAGCAGGAGCATACGGGACGGTCTGTGGTTAGTGAGCTagaagaggaggacaacaaaaaaaacaataccctTCAAGTGGATTTTGTTTTAACtgaaattaactttttaaacAGGAATTTCTACACATCAGCGAACCTGACCTTGTTTATGCGGATGGTCCTCCTCAtagcccctctccctcctctgcctcctcctcctccgttcaCATGCCCTCTCCTGACCTTTATCCTGTTAGGCCACAAGAGGTAAACCTCAAACCAAACCCTCTCCGTGACCAAACCTCCTAACAAATGGCTCACAAATGCGTGTACTGCCGTTTGTGCGAAGAAAATAGAGCATGCGGTGTGTTAGCAAAAATGCATAAACAAGACGGCAAGCTTGTTTCTCCCCACATGCAGGGTCACACTATTTAGACTCAAAGCAGTaaattattgcaaaaaaaagagcaaaaaccTGGAAGATGATCCTGGCGTCCATCAAAGTGTAACGTCCATATTCATTTCAAAGACAGAGACCAAGGGAGTTGTGGTGCCCACTTCTTTGCTTTGCATGACAAGTTGTAAATATTGCCGTCTGCATCGTTCTGATCCCTGCGTTTGGCTGTCGCTGCAGGAATACCTCAGGCTCTCTGATATCTATAGGATGTATGGAAATGCTTCCATGCAGCCTGACTcatcctctcctgctgctctccactGCTTCTCCTTCGCTGTAGGTCCGGCTCTGCCGTGCGAGGTAGGCACCCTGCCTGCTCTCTGCCATAGTCTCTGTTCCTCTTACTCGTCATTCTACTAAATACTGAACGCACCCAGGCACATTTACAACGTCTCAAATTACAATCAAGATTTGGCTTCTAAACATCTACCTCTCCACTTGTTTCTCCCTCCCTattctgtaaatgtgtgtgtcttgtgtcgGCATTGACTGGTTGTGTATGTGAAGGAGTACATCACAGTCAGTCAGTTAAGCCAGATCTTCGGGATGCAGAGAGTtgacccctcctcctcttcctcctctattCCATCATTCCAAATCGCCTCTTCTGAATCCACCTTCTCGTGCCACTCAGCTGCATGTGGtccttccccttttctctccgcccaggtttgttttttctctatttctctcGTCCGTGCGTCCTTCCTGCCTGCTTGATGCTTCTGTCACTGACCCCTTgtgctgctctcctctctttgGCTGGATGCTTCTCATCACCTCAGAGTCAGCCTGAGCTGAGCAGGAATGCAATGTCTCCTATTAACCTCGAGCGCTGGTACCAGGACATCATGGCCGCTGGAGAACCTCAGTCATGTCCACCACCACTGCCCGCCAAGTCTCTTTCCACACGCAGGCACAGTCAGGTAAATGATCGGGCTCTCGCTGCACGCTGCTAAAGGGCACTACAGCAGGCCACGTGACATTACCAACACAATGCCCTGCACACGGCGAGCTTCACCCCTGTCACTTGACTCTCTTTGTTCTTATGACTTGAAGGCCCTCTAGTGGATTAAACATGACAGGGCAGCATTTCTTGTTTTAGGGAACTTGGGATGCTGATATTAATCGTATGATATATTCGGCTCTTTAACCAAATAGCATTGAGTACAGCAGGTTATAACTTCCTgtagaaaaagaagaggaaaatattGCATGCTGGAGGTGGAAGACTTTAACATAAAGCACTACACTtacatataataaaataatagcgTGCAATGTTGAGCTCAGCTGAAGATGTGAGAAACGTAAAAAGACCATTAAAATGTAGTGGAGTGAGAGGTTGCAGAAAATTATAATAGTTATGTAGAACAGTGCACCTCAAAATTATGTTGAGTACCTAAGTAAATATACTTCCCAGCACCGACCACCATATAAGCTCAGTAAGTCAAAAAAACGTaaattaaagtcaaataaaaaaatcagtttCAGCCTCTTTAGGAAATCTAGGAAATGCAGGACAAAATGTACTAAATGTAAAGAATTTTGTGGAAACAAAAATCTTTACATTCAACTTCCTCTAGAAATGACCAAACAGTGAACAGAACTGTCGTTCTTCTCTCAGCTATTGAGGTCCAAATCGGATGCTGGGGTTGCACAGGCAACATCATGCACACTGCCGAGCTCCAGTGGTGCTGCTCATGAGAAACACGCATCCACCAAGGTGAGCAGATCTTTTTGACAAATAGGAAATTGTAAAACAAATCTTCCACGTAGTTACACATGTGATGCTTTCGACGGGTTTTTCAGGGGTTACAGTTAATGCTGAGAGAGATGTCCCACACCTTAGACACGGACTCTCGGAGACGGTTGGCTCTGCAGAGCAAAGGTACAGCTCATCTCATCCATTTAGCAGACTAAACGCATCTGTGAGTCTGTGGCAATGGATGTTACCAGTTACCATAGGGTAACATGCTTTGGATGTGGTTGCAATCAACAAGTAGCAATGAGTTGACGCCGTCAGCAGAGGGCGCTGTGAGTCTGTGACAGCTGTCCCTGCACCCACAGATCTGTCTCCCACCGTCCATCGCTCCATCTTGCATCATCAGGCGCCGCCGAGTGGCAACCAAGCGTACGACACCCTGAGCCTGGAGAGCTCCGACAGCATGGAGACCAGCGTCTCCACTGGCAACTCCGCCTGTACCCCAGAAAGGTGAGAGACTGGGAAGTCAGCAATTGGCTCTGTTTCCATGGGAACACTCAAGTCTGCCCCGTCTCCCACGAGAAGGGTCATTGCGCTTTGTTCCCGCGACAACATGTTGTGGTACACGTGTGCTCCAGTGACTATGGTACACTAGCTGTTGCCATGCCAACCCTCTCAAGTTGTTTAGTGTTTTGTGAAGTTTTAGGGAATTTAAAGAGCGTGTTTTCTCTTTGTGAAGAAAACATTGCCTCCCGCGGTTCTTACCGCTGTCAGTGTTTGGTTTCCAcgcatgtgtgtttactgtttTTCATCCCAagtctctccttccctctgtgtGCTGTAGTGCCTCCGGGTTTGAGGCCCAGAGAatagaggagatggagaagatgtTGAAGGAGGCGCAGCAGGAGAAAGCCAGACTGATGGAGAACCGGGTAAGTGGCAGGGCTGCAGACTTTTGTTGTATCTGACTGGACAGTTTTACCATCACTTATATCACACTCTATTTCAACAGCATTAGTCAATTAGA
This window harbors:
- the phldb1a gene encoding pleckstrin homology-like domain family B member 1 isoform X3; amino-acid sequence: MERVGRNKVEQGRQVHQVLQSTPLDLLEKGKSLKVQAERPHLVSLGSGRLSTAITLLPLLEGRTTLGSGETDIPLQGHGIADHHCYIENQADSITLYPCGNQCCVDGLPITKPFRLTQGCMLCFGQSVFFRFNHPEEALRMKSMLPGGSQGSSTTRTHPTGSLSVLNGNHQAFSSNGDSEISNMTKNLQDSLLLKAGSGKRLIPQPSPPNMPNGRNGSAAEDSIYENSSSFLGHNLGSETPPVPVRSAHTGHTPVPHPRTSLSVASSGTSGAWWVKESPKLLRSAKAEATSSPSPPNGGSGQGPVKRSPTAPSSPRVGGTILQKRPPSPLRDQHLHNVEVPQRLRTPEPIGSTSLRELPPLSPYMSRRAPPGSQGHLKITATSKEEASKGMYSQGVSSPSGLEKESSGKQLRSGPGGAILSGLGSLSSLSPLASPHSNRKTSCMNMKGSTSKEQSLVKPQTRERKNSISEISDNEDELLEYHRWQREERMREQEMEKLERQRLETILNLCSGFNQQDSAEVGRSGLLGGARGARSDSAGGMSLQGVDRPQRLRENDEETQREESSSTESTHQEFEELSAGAEQLCLEEERSRILARVDDLKHRVSELELQLQETKQEVEMEQALLQAERRAEEQQVEAENEMISQLQLKLSQLDKATQREKDKGRANVSAERKALGKQRNEYNELKRQFDKCPLSLRGRLQEQLSRTSEALESGTKQFEELEFCQLEEESSLEEKKETQSSQLHQERAEYHCSVAKRKEKMTAIEAQAKQLALQAAQDCERMAKDRTMTLQQLHKEQERLCALEKRYHTVTGGRSFPKPHSSMKEEFLHISEPDLVYADGPPHSPSPSSASSSSVHMPSPDLYPVRPQEEYLRLSDIYRMYGNASMQPDSSSPAALHCFSFAVGPALPCEEYITVSQLSQIFGMQRVDPSSSSSSIPSFQIASSESTFSCHSAACGPSPFLSAQSQPELSRNAMSPINLERWYQDIMAAGEPQSCPPPLPAKSLSTRRHSQLLRSKSDAGVAQATSCTLPSSSGAAHEKHASTKGLQLMLREMSHTLDTDSRRRLALQSKDLSPTVHRSILHHQAPPSGNQAYDTLSLESSDSMETSVSTGNSACTPESASGFEAQRIEEMEKMLKEAQQEKARLMENREREVQARRQMLEEERRRREEAERRLHDETAHRLRLVEEEVKMREKHFSQARPMTRYLPNRKEEFDLRAHVESSGHSVDTCPFVILTEKMCKGHLVKMGGKIKSWKKRWFVFDRIKRNFCYYADKHETKLKGLIYFQAIEEVYYDHLRSATKSPNPSLTFCVKTHDRLYYVVAPSAEAMRIWMDVIVTGAEGYTQFMS
- the phldb1a gene encoding pleckstrin homology-like domain family B member 1 isoform X5 — encoded protein: MDLPVSDSSAGPDEMERVGRNKVEQGRQVHQVLQSTPLDLLEKGKSLKVQAERPHLVSLGSGRLSTAITLLPLLEGRTTLGSGETDIPLQGHGIADHHCYIENQADSITLYPCGNQCCVDGLPITKPFRLTQGCMLCFGQSVFFRFNHPEEALRMKSMLPGGSQGSSTTRTHPTGSLSVLNGNHQAFSSNGDSEISNMTKNLQDSLLLKAGSGKRLIPQPSPPNMPNGRNGSAAEDSIYENSSSFLGHNLGSETPPVPVRSAHTGHTPVPHPRTSLSVASSGTSGAWWVKESPKLLRSAKAEATSSPSPPNGGSGQGPVKRSPTAPSSPRVGGTILQKRPPSPLRDQHLHNVEVPQRLRTPEPIGSTSLRELPPLSPYMSRRAPPGSQGHLKITATSKEEASKGMYSQGVSSPSGLEKESSGKQLRSGPGGAILSGLGSLSSLSPLASPHSNRKTSCMNMKGSTSKEQSLVKPQTRERKNSISEISDNEDELLEYHRWQREERMREQEMEKLERQRLETILNLCSGFNQQDSAEVGRSGLLGGARGARSDSAGGMSLQGVDRPQRLRENDEETQREESSSTESTHQEFEELSAGAEQLCLEEERSRILARVDDLKHRVSELELQLQETKQEVEMEQALLQAERRAEEQQVEAENEMISQLQLKLSQLDKATQREKDKGRANVSAERKALGKQRNEYNELKRQFDKCPLSLRGRLQEQLSRTSEALESGTKQFEELEFCQLEEESSLEEKKETQSSQLHQERAEYHCSVAKRKEKMTAIEAQAKQLALQAAQDCERMAKDRTMTLQQLHKEQERLCALEKRYHTVTGGRSFPKPHSSMKEEFLHISEPDLVYADGPPHSPSPSSASSSSVHMPSPDLYPVRPQEEYITVSQLSQIFGMQRVDPSSSSSSIPSFQIASSESTFSCHSAACGPSPFLSAQSQPELSRNAMSPINLERWYQDIMAAGEPQSCPPPLPAKSLSTRRHSQLLRSKSDAGVAQATSCTLPSSSGAAHEKHASTKGLQLMLREMSHTLDTDSRRRLALQSKDLSPTVHRSILHHQAPPSGNQAYDTLSLESSDSMETSVSTGNSACTPESASGFEAQRIEEMEKMLKEAQQEKARLMENREREVQARRQMLEEERRRREEAERRLHDETAHRLRLVEEEVKMREKHFSQARPMTRYLPNRKEEFDLRAHVESSGHSVDTCPFVILTEKMCKGHLVKMGGKIKSWKKRWFVFDRIKRNFCYYADKHETKLKGLIYFQAIEEVYYDHLRSATKSPNPSLTFCVKTHDRLYYVVAPSAEAMRIWMDVIVTGAEGYTQFMS
- the phldb1a gene encoding pleckstrin homology-like domain family B member 1 isoform X1, with the protein product MDLPVSDSSAGPDEMERVGRNKVEQGRQVHQVLQSTPLDLLEKGKSLKVQAERPHLVSLGSGRLSTAITLLPLLEGRTTLGSGETDIPLQGHGIADHHCYIENQADSITLYPCGNQCCVDGLPITKPFRLTQGCMLCFGQSVFFRFNHPEEALRMKSMLPGGSQGSSTTRTHPTGSLSVLNGNHQAFSSNGDSEISNMTKNLQDSLLLKAGSGKRLIPQPSPPNMPNGRNGSAAEDSIYENSSSFLGHNLGSETPPVPVRSAHTGHTPVPHPRTSLSVASSGTSGAWWVKESPKLLRSAKAEATSSPSPPNGGSGQGPVKRSPTAPSSPRVGGTILQKRPPSPLRDQHLHNVEVPQRLRTPEPIGSTSLRELPPLSPYMSRRAPPGSQGHLKITATSKEEASKGMYSQGVSSPSGLEKESSGKQLRSGPGGAILSGLGSLSSLSPLASPHSNRKTSCMNMKGSTSKEQSLVKPQTRERKNSISEISDNEDELLEYHRWQREERMREQEMEKLERQRLETILNLCSGFNQQDSAEVGRSGLLGGARGARSDSAGGMSLQGVDRPQRLRENDEETQREESSSTESTHQEFEELSAGAEQLCLEEERSRILARVDDLKHRVSELELQLQETKQEVEMEQALLQAERRAEEQQVEAENEMISQLQLKLSQLDKATQREKDKGRANVSAERKALGKQRNEYNELKRQFDKCPLSLRGRLQEQLSRTSEALESGTKQFEELEFCQLEEESSLEEKKETQSSQLHQERAEYHCSVAKRKEKMTAIEAQAKQLALQAAQDCERMAKDRTMTLQQLHKEQERLCALEKRYHTVTGGRSFPKPHSSMKEEFLHISEPDLVYADGPPHSPSPSSASSSSVHMPSPDLYPVRPQEEYLRLSDIYRMYGNASMQPDSSSPAALHCFSFAVGPALPCEEYITVSQLSQIFGMQRVDPSSSSSSIPSFQIASSESTFSCHSAACGPSPFLSAQSQPELSRNAMSPINLERWYQDIMAAGEPQSCPPPLPAKSLSTRRHSQLLRSKSDAGVAQATSCTLPSSSGAAHEKHASTKGLQLMLREMSHTLDTDSRRRLALQSKDLSPTVHRSILHHQAPPSGNQAYDTLSLESSDSMETSVSTGNSACTPESASGFEAQRIEEMEKMLKEAQQEKARLMENREREVQARRQMLEEERRRREEAERRLHDETAHRLRLVEEEVKMREKHFSQARPMTRYLPNRKEEFDLRAHVESSGHSVDTCPFVILTEKMCKGHLVKMGGKIKSWKKRWFVFDRIKRNFCYYADKHETKLKGLIYFQAIEEVYYDHLRSATKSPNPSLTFCVKTHDRLYYVVAPSAEAMRIWMDVIVTGAEGYTQFMS